In Chanodichthys erythropterus isolate Z2021 chromosome 9, ASM2448905v1, whole genome shotgun sequence, a genomic segment contains:
- the mapk4 gene encoding mitogen-activated protein kinase 4 isoform X1, protein MAWQNTSPFRYGFDLGGHYQDLRPLGVGASGLVLSAVDRRSGLRVAVKKLVMRDVISVKHALREVKITRRLQHENVVRVYDVLGPSGHPLPRDLTHVPAIYIVQECMETDLARLLEQGPLPAEHATLLFYQLLRGLKFIHSANVLHRDLKPANIFINTEQMLLKIGDFGLARIVDPHYSHKGYLSEGMVTKWYRSPRLLLSPNNYTKAIDMWAAGCILAEMLTGRMLFAGAHELEQMQLILDTVPVIREEDRQELLRVMPSFVGQGWEVKRSLRELLSEVEDKGIDFLECILTFNPMDRLTAEAALSHPYLQRYSCPQDEPVSLQPFRIEDELEDSVVTEHGHALSSHWDRYDGSLSSDVYWRPQEQCGCMQSVSELGEAEDDEVQRDPRASSTAHIEEAQVDPRKYSHSSSAERFLEQSHSSLERVCGQFTELDCGRSCDYKVGSPSYLDKIAWREGKPQHYSEPKLILDLSHWRHNSMSAPRGGSVEKLLAEPGDLFQEISRWVASTQSGLHSPGSPQEHLTSPCSPPQPLSPTLLPHSHTQIPAPLQLSSPHQLHEDRRRSPTPFFSAPPSLLPSSPSSPHHDSSDYPSSSICCGNDEEPSQMDPSGEEHFDLDVFISQALRFCSQGEVLSENADAPKPGNVSRVHNISDHRPSRTQTPTPEIVKAHECHKEHW, encoded by the exons ATGGCCTGGCAAAATACATCCCCATTCCGATATGGCTTTGACCTGGGGGGACATTACCAGGATCTTCGTCCTCTGGGCGTGGGAGCATCGGGCCTCGTACTCTCTGCGGTGGACAGACGCAGCGGCCTTCGTGTGGCAGTGAAGAAGCTGGTAATGCGAGATGTCATCAGTGTAAAACACGCTCTGAGGGAGGTGAAGATCACCCGCCGCCTTCAGCATGAGAACGTGGTTAGGGTGTATGACGTATTGGGGCCGTCCGGTCACCCTTTACCACGTGACTTGACTCATGTGCCGGCAATATACATCGTGCAAGAGTGTATGGAAACTGACCTAGCAAGGTTACTCGAGCAAGGGCCATTGCCAGCAGAACACGCCACCCTGCTCTTTTATCAGCTGCTTCGTGGGCTCAAGTTCATCCACTCGGCCAACGTGCTGCACCGTGACCTCAAGCCAGCGAACATCTTTATCAACACGGAGCAAATGCTGCTGAAGATCGGAGACTTCGGTCTGGCTCGCATTGTCGACCCACATTATTCGCACAAG GGATACCTGTCCGAGGGAATGGTCACTAAATGGTACCGTTCACCAAGACTGTTGCTGTCTCCAAATAACTACACTAAAGCAATCGACATGTGGGCCGCAGGCTGCATTCTGGCTGAGATGCTCACAGGACGCATGCTGTTTGCAG GTGCTCATGAGCTGGAGCAGATGCAGCTGATTTTGGATACTGTGCCTGTTATTAGAGAGGAGGATAGACAGGAACTGCTGAGGGTCATGCCCTCTTTTGTAGGTCAAGGGTGGGAGGTCAAGAGGTCACTCCGAGAACTACTGTCAGAGGTGGAGGACAAAG GCATTGATTTCCTGGAGTGTATCCTCACCTTTAATCCCATGGACCGGCTGACAGCAGAAGCAGCTTTGTCTCATCCATACCTGCAGAGATACTCGTGTCCTCAGGATGAGCCTGTTTCCCTGCAGCCTTTTCGCATAGAGGACGAGCTAGAGGACAGTGTGGTCACTGAGCATGGTCATGCGCTCAGCTCCCACTGGGACAG GTATGATGGGAGTCTGTCTTCAGACGTTTATTGGCGGCCGCAGGAGCAGTGTGGGTGCATGCAGAGCGTCTCAGAGCTGGGAGAGGCAGAAGACGACGAAGTTCAAAGAGATCCACGAGCGAGCTCGACGGCTCACATCGaggaggctcaggtagaccctCGCAAATACTCCCACAGCAGCTCCGCAGAGCGCTTCCTGGAGCAGTCCCACTCGTCTCTGGAGCGGGTCTGCGGCCAATTCACGGAGCTGGACTGTGGCCGATCCTGCGATTACAAGGTTGGCTCTCCGTCCTACCTGGATAAGATTGCGTGGCGAGAAGGGAAGCCGCAGCACTACTCTGAACCCAAGCTAATACTGGACCTGTCTCACTGGAGGCATAACAGCATGTCAGCTCCAAGAGGTGGCAGCGTGGAGAAGCTTCTTGCCGAGCCTGGAGATCTGTTTCAGGAGATCTCGCGCTGGGTGGCGAGCACACAGTCTGGACTCCACTCACCCGGTTCTCCTCAAGAACATCTTACCTCCCCGTGTTCCCCTCCTCAACCGCTGTCTCCTACACTGCTGCCTCATTCTCACACTCAAATACCAGCGCCTTTGCAACTGTCCAGCCCTCATCAGCTCCATGAGGACAGGAGGAGGAGTCCCACCCCATTCTTCTCCGCTCCTCCATCTCTGCTGCCCTCATCTCCTTCCTCTCCTCATCATGATTCATCTGATTATCCGTCTTCCTCTATTTGTTGTGGAAACGATGAAGAGCCCTCGCAGATGGATCCTTCCGGAGAGGAACATTTTGACCTAGATGTGTTCATCTCTCAGGCTCTGAGGTTTTGTAGTCAGGGCGAGGTACTCTCGGAGAACGCGGATGCTCCCAAACCAGGCAACGTTAGCCGCGTTCATAATATCTCAGATCACAGACCCTCCAGAACACAAACTCCAACCCCTGAGATTGTCAAGGCTCACGAGTGCCATAAAGAACACTGGTAG
- the mapk4 gene encoding mitogen-activated protein kinase 4 isoform X2: MAWQNTSPFRYGFDLGGHYQDLRPLGVGASGLVLSAVDRRSGLRVAVKKLVMRDVISVKHALREVKITRRLQHENVVRVYDVLGPSGHPLPRDLTHVPAIYIVQECMETDLARLLEQGPLPAEHATLLFYQLLRGLKFIHSANVLHRDLKPANIFINTEQMLLKIGDFGLARIVDPHYSHKGYLSEGMVTKWYRSPRLLLSPNNYTKAIDMWAAGCILAEMLTGRMLFAGAHELEQMQLILDTVPVIREEDRQELLRVMPSFVGQGWEVKRSLRELLSEVEDKGIDFLECILTFNPMDRLTAEAALSHPYLQRYSCPQDEPVSLQPFRIEDELEDSVVTEHGHALSSHWDRIL; this comes from the exons ATGGCCTGGCAAAATACATCCCCATTCCGATATGGCTTTGACCTGGGGGGACATTACCAGGATCTTCGTCCTCTGGGCGTGGGAGCATCGGGCCTCGTACTCTCTGCGGTGGACAGACGCAGCGGCCTTCGTGTGGCAGTGAAGAAGCTGGTAATGCGAGATGTCATCAGTGTAAAACACGCTCTGAGGGAGGTGAAGATCACCCGCCGCCTTCAGCATGAGAACGTGGTTAGGGTGTATGACGTATTGGGGCCGTCCGGTCACCCTTTACCACGTGACTTGACTCATGTGCCGGCAATATACATCGTGCAAGAGTGTATGGAAACTGACCTAGCAAGGTTACTCGAGCAAGGGCCATTGCCAGCAGAACACGCCACCCTGCTCTTTTATCAGCTGCTTCGTGGGCTCAAGTTCATCCACTCGGCCAACGTGCTGCACCGTGACCTCAAGCCAGCGAACATCTTTATCAACACGGAGCAAATGCTGCTGAAGATCGGAGACTTCGGTCTGGCTCGCATTGTCGACCCACATTATTCGCACAAG GGATACCTGTCCGAGGGAATGGTCACTAAATGGTACCGTTCACCAAGACTGTTGCTGTCTCCAAATAACTACACTAAAGCAATCGACATGTGGGCCGCAGGCTGCATTCTGGCTGAGATGCTCACAGGACGCATGCTGTTTGCAG GTGCTCATGAGCTGGAGCAGATGCAGCTGATTTTGGATACTGTGCCTGTTATTAGAGAGGAGGATAGACAGGAACTGCTGAGGGTCATGCCCTCTTTTGTAGGTCAAGGGTGGGAGGTCAAGAGGTCACTCCGAGAACTACTGTCAGAGGTGGAGGACAAAG GCATTGATTTCCTGGAGTGTATCCTCACCTTTAATCCCATGGACCGGCTGACAGCAGAAGCAGCTTTGTCTCATCCATACCTGCAGAGATACTCGTGTCCTCAGGATGAGCCTGTTTCCCTGCAGCCTTTTCGCATAGAGGACGAGCTAGAGGACAGTGTGGTCACTGAGCATGGTCATGCGCTCAGCTCCCACTGGGACAG gattctttga
- the tspan36 gene encoding tetraspanin 36 translates to MDCGIITSKSVLLFLSLIFWGAGVALAYVGSYVIKSYNSFEDFVSDKYSIIPAAIIIGVAVVMFVIGTVGCCATLRESKVGLGFFLIIIMIIFAAEVAAFVFGFIYRGRIKGDLEKSMKDVFQKYDGLNSETHAVDILQTQLECCGVNNFTDWTASPWFVQHNNSVPHSCCKANATQCTGQLTQPDLLNTQGCEAKLEQMLQDVLSYAMLVILGFAIIKFFGMLSICVITCRSKKNDYQPLYA, encoded by the exons ATGGATTGCGGAATCATAACATCCAAAAGCGTTCTTTTGTTTCTCAGTTTAATATTTTgg ggtGCTGGAGTGGCCCTTGCATATGTTGGTTCTTATGTGATAAAGAGCTACAACAGCTTTGAAGACTTTGTCTCTGATAAGTACAGCATCATCCCAGCAGCCATTATAATCGGTGTGGCTGTGGTCATGTTTGTCATTGGGACCGTTGGCTGCTGTGCAACTCTGAGGGAGTCCAAAGTCGGTTTAGGCTTT TTTCTTATCATCATCATGATAATCTTCGCTGCCGAGGTGGCCGCTTTTGTGTTTGGCTTCATCTACAGGGGCAGA ATTAAGGGTGACCTAGAAAAGTCAATGAAAGACGTCTTCCAAAAGTATGATGGTCTGAACTCTGAAACCCATGCAGTGGATATCTTGCAAACTCAA CTGGAGTGCTGTGGGGTGAATAACTTCACAGACTGGACTGCATCACCATGGTTTGTCCAGCATAACAACTCTGTGCCACATTCCTGCTGTAAAGCAAATGCTACACAATGCACTGGTCAACTCACCCAACCAGATCTTCTGAACACACAG GGATGTGAAGCTAAACTGGAGCAGATGCTTCAGGATGTGCTTAGTTATGCAATGTTGGTCATCCTGGGATTTGCCATCATAAAG TTTTTTGGGATGCTCAGCATTTGTGTCATCACCTGCAGAAGCAAGAAGAATGACTATCAGCCTCTGTATGCGTGA